A genomic window from Chlorobium phaeobacteroides DSM 266 includes:
- the ftsZ gene encoding cell division protein FtsZ: MAFELDPGLFDSDQGKGVTIRIVGVGGCGGNAVNNMIDRKISGVEYIVFNTDRQALLNSRAPIRVQIGKKATNGLGAGTDPAKGKQAAEDDRDLIMAQLKGADLVFIAAGMGKGTGTGAAPVIASIARNMGILTIGVVTRPFNFEGQVKARIADGGIAELRKYIDTLILVENEKILSLAEEGVGATEALNMANDVLFRAAKGIADIITRHGHINVDFADVKSIMSGAGDAVMGSAAAAGERRALKASSDAINSPLLEGFSVRGAKGVLVNITGDVTMRDMSDAMNYIEEQVGNDAKIINGYVDEPQDSGEIRVTVIVTGFKRKEHDETDRLNVKTSATFRPGKPSPKLPVPGRVMGAGYQDQEQEDLRIPTYIRRQIAIHDPTEDALRNKNRNEGYSGISDHPAAKAAEEDQIHKGQSELPAYLRRKNNGT; this comes from the coding sequence ATGGCATTTGAACTGGACCCGGGGCTTTTCGACAGCGACCAGGGAAAAGGGGTTACCATAAGGATTGTCGGCGTTGGCGGTTGCGGCGGCAATGCCGTCAATAACATGATCGACCGCAAAATAAGCGGGGTTGAATATATCGTATTCAATACGGATCGCCAGGCGCTGCTTAATTCAAGAGCGCCCATTCGGGTGCAGATCGGAAAAAAAGCGACCAACGGGCTTGGTGCCGGTACGGATCCGGCCAAAGGCAAGCAGGCTGCAGAGGATGATCGGGACTTGATCATGGCTCAGCTTAAGGGCGCCGATCTTGTGTTTATTGCTGCGGGTATGGGAAAGGGAACCGGAACCGGAGCGGCCCCGGTTATCGCCTCGATAGCAAGAAATATGGGGATTTTGACGATCGGAGTCGTGACCAGACCATTCAATTTTGAAGGTCAGGTCAAGGCTCGTATTGCTGACGGCGGCATTGCGGAGCTTCGCAAATATATCGATACCCTGATTCTTGTCGAAAACGAGAAAATACTCAGCCTTGCAGAAGAGGGCGTTGGCGCCACGGAAGCGCTGAACATGGCAAACGACGTTCTTTTTCGCGCGGCAAAAGGAATCGCTGATATCATTACCCGGCACGGGCATATCAACGTTGATTTTGCGGATGTGAAAAGCATCATGTCCGGCGCCGGTGATGCCGTTATGGGTTCTGCTGCGGCTGCCGGTGAACGCCGGGCGCTTAAAGCCTCCTCCGACGCCATTAACAGTCCGCTTCTCGAAGGGTTTTCCGTCAGAGGGGCCAAAGGAGTGCTTGTGAACATTACGGGCGACGTTACCATGCGCGACATGTCTGATGCAATGAACTACATTGAAGAGCAGGTCGGGAACGATGCCAAAATAATCAATGGCTATGTTGACGAGCCCCAGGACTCGGGAGAAATCAGGGTGACCGTTATTGTTACCGGATTCAAAAGAAAAGAGCACGACGAGACGGATCGTCTGAACGTCAAGACATCCGCAACATTCCGCCCGGGCAAACCATCGCCGAAACTTCCTGTTCCTGGCAGAGTGATGGGGGCGGGATATCAGGATCAGGAGCAGGAGGATTTGCGCATTCCAACCTATATCAGGCGTCAGATAGCGATTCACGATCCAACTGAAGACGCTCTGAGAAATAAAAACAGGAACGAGGGGTATTCCGGTATCTCTGATCATCCTGCGGCTAAAGCTGCGGAGGAAGATCAGATTCACAAAGGACAGTCCGAACTTCCTGCCT